In Lactococcus garvieae subsp. garvieae, the following proteins share a genomic window:
- a CDS encoding DNA-directed RNA polymerase subunit beta, whose product MIKKTIKVLGVRLSLVFLVLVLVLIAGAAGLMLGYGVLGGGQASRVFSGDLWQEVMQRLNP is encoded by the coding sequence ATGATTAAAAAAACGATTAAAGTATTAGGCGTTCGCCTTTCATTGGTCTTTTTAGTTCTTGTACTTGTCCTTATAGCAGGTGCAGCGGGCTTGATGTTAGGCTATGGTGTACTCGGTGGCGGACAAGCGTCCCGTGTTTTTAGTGGCGACCTATGGCAAGAAGTCATGCAACGTTTAAATCCATGA
- a CDS encoding NAD-dependent epimerase/dehydratase family protein codes for MQTILGSNGQIGQELAKELFKKYTKDIRLVSRKPRKVNPTDSLFSADLLKFEEASAAIAGSEIVYFTAGLPMNSELWEEQFLLMMKNVIEACKLHQSKLVFFDNTYMYPKNAEIQYEDTKFEPQGRKSTVRAQLAEMVIHEIENHSLEAVICRAPEFYGPDHTQSITNTMVFNAIKENRKIKIPLNATRLRTLIWTPDASRAMALIGNHAEAYGQTWHLPCAPSVTYQEIITLSEKITGKKLQYTTLKMWQFNLARLFSQKAKELQELLPRYAEDNVFNSDKFKKHFPEFEVTSFETGIKQVLLEK; via the coding sequence ATGCAAACAATACTAGGAAGTAATGGACAGATTGGTCAAGAACTGGCCAAGGAACTTTTTAAAAAATATACAAAAGATATCAGGCTCGTGAGTAGAAAACCTCGCAAAGTAAACCCAACAGACAGCTTATTTTCGGCTGATTTGCTGAAGTTTGAGGAAGCGAGTGCAGCAATCGCTGGCAGTGAGATTGTTTATTTTACGGCCGGTTTGCCGATGAACTCTGAGCTTTGGGAAGAACAATTTCTTCTTATGATGAAAAATGTCATTGAAGCTTGTAAGCTACACCAAAGCAAGTTGGTTTTCTTTGATAATACTTACATGTATCCTAAAAATGCAGAAATACAATATGAAGACACTAAATTTGAACCGCAGGGAAGAAAATCAACCGTTCGTGCACAATTAGCAGAAATGGTAATTCATGAAATAGAGAACCATTCTCTTGAAGCTGTAATCTGTCGTGCGCCGGAGTTTTATGGTCCAGATCATACGCAGAGTATAACAAATACAATGGTCTTTAATGCAATTAAAGAGAATAGAAAAATAAAAATTCCCTTAAATGCTACACGTTTGAGAACCTTGATTTGGACACCGGATGCGAGCCGTGCAATGGCTCTAATAGGGAATCATGCAGAGGCTTATGGTCAAACCTGGCATTTGCCGTGTGCCCCAAGTGTGACATATCAAGAGATCATTACACTTTCGGAAAAAATCACAGGAAAAAAACTTCAATACACAACACTTAAGATGTGGCAATTCAATTTGGCTCGTCTTTTCAGCCAGAAAGCGAAAGAATTGCAAGAGCTTCTTCCGCGCTATGCAGAGGACAATGTGTTTAATTCGGACAAGTTTAAAAAGCATTTTCCAGAGTTTGAAGTAACAAGCTTCGAAACAGGAATAAAACAGGTGCTTTTAGAGAAATAA
- the murA gene encoding UDP-N-acetylglucosamine 1-carboxyvinyltransferase, whose product MDKIIVKGGNTRLKGTVEIEGAKNAVLPLLAATLLPSEGEIILRNVPILSDVYMMNNLVDHLGVDLEFSEESKTVHAQAAAKVKTKAPYEFVSKMRASIVVMGPILARNGHARVSMPGGCSIGSRPIDLHLRGFELMGAEITQEAGYIEAKAEKLRGAHIYLDFPSVGATQNLMMAATLAEGTTTLENAAREPEIVDLANWLNKMGANVKGAGTDTIIIKGVEKMHGANHAVVQDRIEAGTFMVAAAMTQGDVLIKDAVREHNRPLISKLIEMGVEFVQEEEGLRVLGPETLKATNVKTLPHPGFPTDMQSQMTAAQAIAKGESTMIETVFENRFQHLEEMRRMGLTVDITRNTAIIQGTRKLQGAQVKSTDLRASAALILLGMVAQGQTTVRKLSHLDRGYYRFHEKLKSLGADIERVPELEEIDD is encoded by the coding sequence ATGGATAAAATAATTGTCAAGGGTGGAAATACCCGCCTTAAAGGAACTGTAGAAATTGAAGGAGCAAAAAATGCTGTTCTGCCTTTGCTTGCAGCGACACTTTTGCCAAGCGAGGGAGAAATTATTCTTCGTAATGTTCCTATTTTGAGCGATGTTTACATGATGAACAATTTAGTGGATCATCTTGGGGTGGATTTAGAGTTTTCAGAAGAAAGCAAGACAGTTCATGCACAAGCAGCTGCTAAAGTAAAAACAAAAGCACCCTACGAATTTGTAAGCAAAATGCGTGCCTCTATCGTTGTAATGGGGCCAATTTTGGCTCGTAATGGGCATGCTCGTGTCTCCATGCCTGGAGGTTGCTCAATTGGGTCACGTCCTATTGATCTCCACTTACGTGGCTTTGAATTAATGGGGGCAGAAATTACTCAAGAAGCGGGTTACATTGAAGCCAAGGCTGAAAAGCTTCGTGGCGCACACATCTATTTGGACTTCCCATCTGTAGGGGCCACACAAAACTTGATGATGGCTGCAACTCTAGCCGAAGGAACAACAACTTTAGAAAATGCAGCACGCGAGCCTGAAATTGTTGACCTTGCCAACTGGCTCAATAAAATGGGAGCTAATGTTAAAGGTGCTGGTACAGATACAATTATTATCAAAGGTGTTGAAAAAATGCATGGTGCCAACCATGCAGTCGTACAAGACCGTATCGAAGCTGGAACTTTCATGGTAGCAGCGGCAATGACCCAAGGCGATGTCTTAATTAAAGATGCGGTGCGTGAACACAATCGTCCCTTAATTTCTAAATTAATCGAGATGGGTGTAGAGTTTGTACAAGAAGAAGAAGGTCTGCGCGTTCTCGGCCCTGAAACCTTAAAAGCAACAAATGTAAAAACATTACCACATCCTGGCTTCCCAACAGACATGCAATCGCAAATGACTGCGGCTCAAGCTATCGCTAAGGGCGAGTCCACAATGATTGAAACGGTTTTTGAAAATCGCTTCCAACATTTAGAAGAAATGCGTCGTATGGGCTTAACCGTCGATATTACACGTAACACAGCCATCATCCAAGGCACACGAAAATTACAAGGCGCACAAGTTAAATCAACAGATTTACGTGCAAGTGCAGCATTAATTTTGCTTGGTATGGTTGCGCAAGGTCAAACTACAGTACGTAAATTGAGTCACCTTGATCGTGGTTATTACCGATTCCATGAAAAATTAAAATCACTTGGAGCAGATATTGAACGTGTTCCAGAACTTGAGGAAATTGATGATTAA
- a CDS encoding SDR family NAD(P)-dependent oxidoreductase, whose protein sequence is MKKKLSKKNIVITGASGDIAQALIQRLEGHNLILLSRSLPQPVIPEKVDILINNAGFGEFAELSNLSDEQIDEMFKVNTLDLIKRTRDLRPELQVINIASIAGKLPTAKSTVYAASKAAVLAFSDALRLENPNLIVTTVNTGPVRTKFHKDNVDYLEKVGENAVSAEYVADKIEQVLGKKKREVNLPIQLAFVAKIRALFPSLVDNIGNRFFNYK, encoded by the coding sequence ATGAAGAAAAAGTTGAGTAAAAAGAATATAGTAATTACAGGTGCTAGCGGTGATATTGCACAAGCGCTCATTCAGCGTTTAGAGGGCCATAACCTTATCTTGCTCAGTCGCTCACTTCCTCAGCCCGTCATTCCTGAAAAAGTAGATATTCTTATTAATAATGCAGGATTTGGAGAGTTTGCAGAGTTAAGCAACTTATCGGATGAGCAAATTGATGAAATGTTCAAGGTGAATACGCTAGATCTGATTAAGCGGACGCGTGATTTGAGACCGGAGCTACAAGTAATTAATATTGCATCTATAGCAGGGAAATTACCCACAGCGAAATCAACAGTATATGCAGCTTCTAAAGCCGCTGTTCTCGCCTTTTCTGATGCTTTACGTTTAGAAAACCCAAATCTTATTGTGACAACAGTTAACACGGGGCCGGTCCGCACCAAATTCCACAAAGACAATGTGGACTATCTTGAAAAAGTGGGCGAAAATGCGGTCAGTGCAGAATATGTGGCAGATAAGATTGAGCAGGTTTTAGGGAAAAAGAAAAGAGAAGTGAACTTACCAATTCAGCTGGCTTTCGTTGCGAAAATTCGTGCCCTTTTCCCCAGTCTTGTAGATAATATAGGAAATAGATTTTTTAATTATAAATAA
- a CDS encoding ArsR/SmtB family transcription factor has product MKFEHLKDELSEVGDFLIALGDDKRQAIIIKLLEKSDCKGIQVGDLIEATGLSRPAVSHHLKILRQAKIVNYRSEGTKNFYYLEHDTSEIMKLQHFLDEVTRIMKGTQEK; this is encoded by the coding sequence ATGAAATTTGAACATTTAAAAGATGAACTGAGTGAAGTTGGAGACTTTTTAATTGCCTTAGGGGATGACAAGAGACAAGCAATCATTATTAAGTTACTGGAGAAGAGTGATTGTAAAGGTATACAAGTCGGGGATTTAATCGAAGCAACAGGTCTATCTCGCCCTGCTGTCTCACATCATTTGAAAATCTTAAGACAAGCAAAGATAGTAAATTATCGTTCAGAAGGGACAAAAAACTTTTACTATCTTGAACACGATACATCAGAAATTATGAAATTGCAACATTTTCTGGATGAAGTAACACGGATAATGAAAGGAACACAAGAAAAATGA
- a CDS encoding HAD family hydrolase: MKEIKNIIFDWDNTLFPFKKYWETAHRKVFLDLIDFQDEFSIDDFMAKYREVDEQLWPLVHEGKMTIEQLREERVRQVLDYYAIHYKENFVRLFFDIFLTALLEEIEVDQNLLSKMQELSQKYNIAILSNGESGEQREKIKRFGFEKMFPVYISAETGLTKPDQAAFHNILEKEAFDPEATLMVGDLLEHDILPAQKLGLATAYIGHDDKGTADKTYESIEDFLEDFLK; the protein is encoded by the coding sequence ATGAAAGAGATAAAAAATATTATTTTTGACTGGGACAATACACTCTTTCCTTTTAAAAAATATTGGGAAACAGCACACCGAAAAGTTTTTTTGGACTTGATTGACTTTCAGGATGAATTTTCTATAGATGATTTTATGGCAAAATATCGTGAAGTGGATGAGCAACTCTGGCCTTTGGTTCATGAAGGAAAAATGACGATTGAGCAGCTGCGCGAAGAGCGTGTGCGCCAAGTCTTGGATTACTATGCGATTCACTATAAAGAAAACTTTGTGCGCCTGTTCTTTGATATCTTTCTGACGGCCTTGCTTGAAGAAATAGAAGTGGACCAGAATTTACTGTCTAAAATGCAAGAACTTTCTCAAAAGTATAACATTGCTATTTTAAGCAATGGGGAGAGTGGGGAGCAAAGAGAGAAGATTAAACGTTTTGGCTTTGAAAAAATGTTTCCTGTTTATATTTCGGCTGAAACGGGCTTAACCAAGCCTGATCAAGCAGCCTTTCATAATATTTTAGAAAAGGAAGCCTTTGATCCTGAAGCAACACTTATGGTTGGAGATTTGCTTGAACATGACATCCTTCCTGCACAAAAACTTGGTTTAGCCACTGCTTATATAGGACATGACGATAAGGGAACTGCAGATAAAACCTATGAAAGCATTGAAGATTTCCTTGAAGATTTTTTAAAATAA
- a CDS encoding type 1 glutamine amidotransferase domain-containing protein — translation MNKVLIVETNIKRYENTDEATGLWLGESAEFVDELQKHGIAYDFVSPKGGYVPLDPRSMKYMDEAIWNIYEGQDFVDRALKKTLKPEEVIPQDYRAIYFTGGHGVMWDFPDNPEIQKIAQDIHTNGGYLTSVCHGIAGLLHLKSQEGHYIISGKKITGFTTAEEVLAGKKKVVPFLNEEVAKSHDAIWCKKRFYKDFAIQDGQLITGQNPFSVRSVAKMLIKEIA, via the coding sequence ATGAATAAAGTATTGATTGTCGAAACAAATATTAAGCGTTATGAAAATACCGATGAAGCGACAGGGCTTTGGCTGGGTGAAAGTGCAGAGTTTGTTGATGAACTACAAAAACATGGGATTGCTTATGATTTTGTTAGTCCAAAGGGTGGTTATGTTCCGCTTGACCCACGAAGTATGAAGTATATGGATGAAGCCATTTGGAACATTTATGAGGGGCAAGACTTTGTCGACAGGGCTTTAAAAAAGACTTTGAAACCTGAGGAAGTCATACCGCAAGACTATCGTGCCATCTATTTCACAGGTGGTCATGGTGTGATGTGGGATTTTCCAGATAATCCAGAAATACAAAAAATCGCCCAAGATATTCATACGAATGGTGGTTACCTCACTTCCGTTTGTCATGGTATTGCCGGTTTACTTCATCTTAAGAGTCAAGAAGGTCACTACATCATTTCAGGGAAAAAAATAACGGGATTTACGACAGCTGAAGAAGTCCTTGCAGGCAAGAAAAAAGTCGTTCCTTTTCTCAATGAAGAGGTGGCCAAGAGCCATGACGCAATATGGTGCAAAAAAAGGTTCTATAAAGATTTTGCTATCCAAGATGGGCAACTAATAACGGGACAAAATCCGTTTTCTGTAAGGTCCGTCGCTAAAATGCTTATAAAGGAGATCGCATAA
- the rnz gene encoding ribonuclease Z, protein MDIQFLGTGAGQPSRTRKTQAIALKLLDERNEIWLFDCGEATQHQILETSIKPRKITKIFITHLHGDHIFGLPGFLSSRSFQGSSKDEEHTDLELYGPKGLKDFVMTALRMSGSRLGYKIHFHEIETPGKIFEDQTFEVYADTLDHTIFCLGYRVVEKDRPGELDAAALKAAGLPFGPLFGKIKNGEPVEYDGKVFHPEDYIGADKQGKVVTILGDTRRTPNAVRLAVGADLLVHEATYEAKESRMARRHGHSTSKQAADVAQEAGVKRLVLTHISARYVGPLVAQLAQEARAVHPNSYVAKDFYEEKVE, encoded by the coding sequence ATGGATATTCAATTTTTAGGAACGGGCGCAGGCCAGCCCTCGCGAACGCGAAAAACACAAGCTATTGCTTTGAAGTTACTCGATGAACGTAACGAAATATGGCTATTTGATTGTGGCGAAGCGACCCAGCATCAAATTTTGGAAACGTCAATTAAACCAAGAAAAATTACCAAGATTTTTATTACACATTTGCATGGCGATCATATTTTTGGTCTACCGGGTTTTCTATCGAGTCGTTCTTTCCAGGGTTCAAGTAAAGATGAGGAACATACAGACTTGGAATTATATGGGCCAAAAGGCCTGAAGGATTTTGTGATGACAGCTCTGCGCATGTCGGGCTCGCGCCTGGGCTACAAGATTCATTTTCATGAAATTGAAACACCGGGTAAGATTTTTGAAGATCAAACCTTTGAAGTATACGCGGATACCTTAGATCATACAATTTTTTGCCTAGGCTATCGCGTGGTTGAAAAAGATCGTCCCGGAGAATTAGATGCAGCAGCTTTGAAAGCAGCAGGACTCCCTTTCGGACCGCTCTTTGGCAAAATAAAGAATGGTGAACCAGTAGAATATGATGGGAAGGTCTTTCATCCAGAGGACTATATCGGCGCAGACAAGCAGGGGAAAGTGGTAACCATTCTTGGAGATACCCGTCGTACCCCAAACGCTGTTCGTTTAGCCGTTGGTGCAGATCTTTTAGTTCATGAAGCAACTTATGAAGCAAAAGAGTCAAGAATGGCCCGCCGACATGGACATTCGACCTCAAAACAAGCAGCAGATGTTGCTCAGGAAGCCGGCGTAAAACGCTTGGTGCTCACGCATATCAGTGCACGCTATGTTGGCCCACTCGTGGCTCAGCTTGCGCAAGAAGCACGCGCTGTTCATCCTAATTCCTATGTGGCGAAAGATTTTTATGAAGAAAAAGTTGAGTAA
- the tig gene encoding trigger factor: MTASFEKTGVNTGTLSFSIDQETIKNGLDKAFNKVKGNISVPGFRKGKISRQMFNRMYGEEALFEEALNAVLPTAYDAAVKEAGIEPVAQPKIDVTKMEKGSDWELTAEVTVKPEVELGDYKNLEVSVEATKDVADEEVEARLTQEQNNLAELTVKEGKAENGDTVVIDFVGSIDGVEFEGGKGANHSLELGSGQFIPGFEEQLVGTSAGEEIDVKVTFPEDYQATDLAGKEAVFATKVNEVKAKEVPALDDELAKDIDEEVETLDELKAKFRKELEDAKAEAYNDAVETAAIETAVANAEIEEIPEEMIHEEVHRAMNEFLGGMQQQGISPEMYFQITGTTEEQLHEQYQEDAGKRVRTNLVIEAIAKAENFETTDEEVKAEIADLAAQYNMPVEQVEKLLPVDMLQHDIAMKKAVEAITDSVKVK, from the coding sequence ATGACTGCAAGTTTTGAAAAAACTGGTGTTAACACTGGTACACTCTCATTTTCAATCGACCAAGAAACAATCAAAAACGGTCTTGACAAAGCTTTCAATAAAGTAAAAGGTAATATCTCAGTGCCTGGTTTCCGTAAAGGTAAAATCAGCCGTCAAATGTTTAACCGCATGTATGGTGAAGAAGCTCTTTTCGAAGAAGCTTTGAACGCTGTATTGCCAACTGCTTATGATGCAGCTGTAAAAGAAGCAGGTATCGAACCTGTTGCTCAACCAAAAATTGATGTCACTAAAATGGAAAAAGGTTCTGACTGGGAATTGACAGCTGAAGTAACTGTTAAACCTGAAGTAGAACTTGGTGACTACAAAAACTTGGAAGTTTCAGTAGAAGCAACTAAAGATGTTGCTGATGAAGAAGTTGAAGCGCGTTTGACACAAGAACAAAACAACCTTGCTGAATTGACAGTTAAAGAAGGAAAAGCTGAAAACGGAGATACAGTAGTTATCGACTTTGTTGGTTCTATTGATGGTGTTGAATTTGAAGGCGGAAAAGGTGCAAACCACAGTTTAGAACTTGGTTCAGGTCAATTCATTCCTGGCTTTGAAGAACAACTTGTTGGCACTTCAGCTGGTGAAGAAATCGATGTGAAAGTGACTTTCCCAGAAGACTACCAAGCTACAGATCTTGCAGGTAAAGAAGCAGTATTCGCAACTAAAGTTAACGAAGTTAAAGCAAAAGAAGTTCCAGCACTTGACGATGAATTAGCAAAAGATATCGACGAAGAAGTTGAAACTTTGGATGAGCTTAAAGCTAAATTCCGTAAAGAACTTGAAGATGCTAAAGCTGAAGCTTACAACGATGCTGTTGAAACTGCAGCTATCGAAACAGCCGTAGCAAATGCTGAAATCGAAGAAATTCCTGAAGAAATGATTCACGAAGAAGTTCACCGCGCAATGAACGAATTCCTTGGTGGTATGCAACAACAAGGTATCTCTCCAGAAATGTACTTCCAAATTACAGGTACAACTGAAGAACAATTGCACGAACAATACCAAGAAGATGCGGGTAAACGTGTACGCACAAACCTTGTTATTGAAGCAATTGCTAAAGCAGAAAACTTTGAAACTACAGATGAAGAAGTTAAAGCTGAAATCGCTGACTTGGCTGCACAATACAACATGCCAGTTGAACAAGTTGAAAAACTTCTTCCAGTTGACATGCTCCAACACGATATCGCAATGAAGAAAGCTGTTGAAGCAATCACAGATTCAGTTAAAGTTAAATAA